tatcatgttgtaatataggcctacctcaaattattcctctcattcaGGGGCGCAGCCAGCTCTTTTGGTCAGGGGCACAGACCAAaacaattacagttgcatcatgcaTACAATGCATAGAGACTGTATcatcttcgagcttcaaaaaaggctttatttggacgatgtatgcgaaaaaattttacactattttcacccATTATCATGATGGAAATTGCTTTATCtttacaatgaaaaaaaattgtattttacactgttttggcccatgatcgggctgaattttggtaaaaatttggcTTCTtgccccttttattttcctttgtcctccggattttctctttcatttttttgtcaactGGGcacttttttatttcattttttgtcagactCTGCCCCCCCCCTGGCTGCGCTACTGCTCTCATTGGATTGTTTGGATTTGACGTAATACGTCCTAAAGTATGAACCATACACAGGCAATGCGAATGACTTAAACTCAGCATgctttttagtgacaatttaaaatgaatttaaaatgttGAACTGTTGAAAGAAAATTCTATGCTGAAAATGTTAATAAAATGAAACTTTTTAACAAAGAATGTAGTTGCAAATTATGATGAATTATGATGAACAAAATGGTATAAGGCTGTCATCGGCGTATGCCTAGCCTATATATGAAACGTGCGATATGAGATTGATGAATGGGGTTGGGAAATTGGTTAAGAAAGGGCAAGTGTGCTTTTACCACGGTATGATGCAtctccatgcaaaaaaaaaaatgtatttatatacCAGTCATATTCCCCTGACTAGGGTTAATGTATTTACCAACTTGTTTGCCGAGTGGACTTCCTCCTTTATTGATTCTAATTTGTTTGATACATAATACTACAATAAAGTTAATGTCAGCTATAGTTCAAATTTGAACGTGTACCCATAGGCAAGTCCAAGTACAAGGTTACCATTGCAGCAACATTTCATGTGAAAAGTTTGGCCAACTTGTAAAATCTCGAATCTGCAGTTTACCGGTACCATAGGAACTTGATCAataaaggggtggtgcaatactAGTAAattattatgtgtaggcctatataatacctCCATGCACCCGGGGAATTATAGGGGGCCAAACATTTTGATATGAGACCAAACATTTTCGGCGAGCGAAGCCCCAAAAGCCTCCCCCCATGGGTGCTTACGACTGTCAAAAGAGGGGTAGTCAAAACCGATAATTCGGCAGTACTTTGAACAAAAATCTTGTCGCACACATTGAATTCTATTTTTACGAATGCTTTAAAACTCCCATTGTGAATTTCTTTGGTAAAATCTAACAACCAGACTGCACAAAAAAAatggcaatgttttttttaatcttggatttttttttttttattttatgttgcTCGTTCTTAACAAAACATGCAATCAGCGTTGTACTGATAAAAAGCAGCGAAAGCCGTGGACTACTTTGAGTTTTTTttacaagaactgtctttaaaaaagacaacaccatagATGAAGATCATATttcataataattttgtatttaaaaatattatcgaaATATGTCGCAAGGTTTTGTGAAACCTACGTTACCCCCATGTGTTAACACATATAGTGGCTATAAACACTGAAATTACAACCAAATTGGCCTTTAATATACGGCTGAGCAGCATGTAGTGCCCCTTTCAATATAATGGTAACGTAGGTTTCGTGACCTTTTTCTTTGAAGTTTGGAAGTTTGTTTGAATTTTGGATATTAAATAAAAGCatcaataattaataaatgattgATTTTGAAAGTGTGACATgtaccttaccatgcttacaataTGACAGCAAGATTATCTTACATTCATATGTTTTACTGTTTTGCAATTTTAATAACCCTTAGTAACGTAAGTTACCCATAGAAAACCCATGGGCATtattgaaaatgatgtaaaaatataAAGTTCAAAAGATTTGATTTCCATATTTCATCATGATATTCATTATTGTATTAATCGTTGTCAATGTTCCTGTGTTTCTTTCTGTAGAACGGTTTACAATTTGGGTTATAGACGTCGTTTTGCTCAGGTTCAACGAAAAGTTTCTTACATGTGTTGCCCTGGTTGGAGAACACCTAACAATTTTGCATCGTCTTGTACGGATCGTAAGTACACTCTTGGAAAAGGGGATTTGGCTGTCCTGGGTTcttgaaaatggaaaaaaaaacacccaattttttttctggcCTTAACAGAACTTAACCATATAAACTTCAGAACCTGTATAAACGTTTTGGGAGTTTGTTCAGAGAACTACCCCATGATTAGAGAAAAGACGAAACTGTGTCTACTTTTAAGATGTCAGAAAAAGGTCATTACCATATCGATTGAGTGATGACTCATTTGAACATGGTTGCTCTGTTCATTGAAATTCAGGAGTAATATTGGAAAAAAAGGCACGCAGAAGGAGAAAGTGACAAATTAACGTATATCGGCACAATTGTGCAAACAGTACCTCTAAATGTTGCCGAGACGCCCCTGGATAAACTTGTAACATTCATGTTTAGTTTAATCAAACATGTCTGTAAAATGATTAATAGGTTAATTTATAGTGTCTATATAGTGTCATTTTGCATTACATGTCTACGAAAACGGGTTGAACATGGTGTTGTTAGGAGATACAATGGTTGCTAATGAAATCCAATAAAATTAATGATGTAACCATGGCGACAGCTTTATTTTGGCTGCATTGCATAGTTTTATTATACAGTTTGATAATAGATGTCTTAATTATTGTCACGTATAAATAGAAGTACAGTGGTCCTTCGATCACAAAGACAGTCGTTTTGACATTTTTCATAGCCCtatagttaagggatctggaatgagcgttttgagcgtttcgacagtattttctgtgggacatgagagcacatcagacatatcgaattgcattctgaatacgaagaatgtctttctgatatcaaaaaatgtcattttttgaaatgtacgatataatacaaattttatgacaaattattaaaatttgatatttttcacattttgatatataacagtcctcgaagtaaattttataaatctaatgatatattcttaaagtgtatgtagctgggaggaaaagccgacgaaacaacctttcatattgatgatatggattttattcccaaaaagacctaatttattttggtgttttgggaaaaaaatccatatcttcaaataatacgaaaggtcaaaattttcaattgatcgtcggtttttcatcccacctatataaactttaagtataaatcatcagatttattaagtttacttcgagtactgttaaatatcaaaatatcaattttaatcatttgccataaaatgtgtattacattgcgaatttcaaaaatcaaaattatttgatatcagaaggacattcttcgtattcagaatgcaattcgatatgtctgatgtgctctaatgtcccacaataaatactgtccaaacgttcataccccagcccttaaatgtgcAAATTTGTAAGCAGCACATTATGTGACTTGTCatgtcgaaaggagacactttttaggcaggatcgtaaatggagaaatagccaaagtTCTGctcgggggtgattttttcacaatttcggtttgttgcaaatttgtgatgttattaatgttaaaaatattgtctgatagtttcagaccggaatataactggcatcttgtattttttgagacatttttcaaggtaattcctattctcaacattgtcaataatatttttaaaggctgatatctcaatttcaaattttataataccataacttacgaactcaatatcttcgcttaggaatgtccgatttcattggggaaaacggcgttgtgaagcaaaatatctctttatttaagataggtaaacacctcaaaattgataacctgcccaaaagtgtctccttttgacatggcacgtcacatattATGCTAAATGTTAATGCATGTATACAGTGGTGTTACTGTTCAGATAatacaattctaaaatttgaccccagatgatctTTGACCCgactcctgcaaaatgttccaaactgttcccctggtcatgaagtttgttgttACCGAGTTTGAGCCATGTGCCCCTTACAGATGTCTAGATAACACAATTCTAAGATTgaaccccagatgacctttgacccgccgATTGAGAATAATGTTTGTAGCGGCCGCAGTTATTTCGCAATAATTTGCCACCACGGTGTAAACTGACTCGCAAAACGCATACGAAGAATTCGCAAGTGACCAACGTGTTTCTGATTCTCACAGAAGTTTATTTCGGTAAAACTCCGTAAAACTGCAAAGAACACACATAAGGAAAAATACAGTTTTAGTCCATAAATTCACTGAACATTACTTCAAAGGTTCACATTATCAAACAATTATATCATATCATGAGACTAGTATGATCAGATCTGGGATCAGATTCAGTAAAATAATAGTTTACCAATTTCAAGATTTTTGACACCTGACAGTAATCACAatttggttaccatggttacaaaagATTGATCATGTAGGGATACTCTACTACATAgaacacctggttctttcttcaTTAGCATAATCATAAAATGAAACGTTTATATAGGCTACAAGAATGCATGTGAAACCTCTTACACACAACATAATAACCAATTTCCTTACATTACGTTCAACATGTTCCATGAAACGCTGTTTACATGCTGTATACACATGCTCCAACTCAAGGAGCTCAAACACATCATTATAAGCTTTATGGCGATCGATCTAGCACCTTTACCTTACCTAAACACAagtgcaatattattattatgtggcTATCAAACACACTTACCACCTTGGGTCCTATAAAAGGTCAAATTTACACCAAAGAGTTCCGCAAATATCAACAGTGCGGCAACATGTACGCTGACATGAGATCGGTAGAAATTCGCTGTGGAGATTCCTCCTTTTACCCGGAGCACCGCAGGGCGACTGTTACACACCCCCACAAATAAGGATTTACTTATTTCCTACTAAACAATATCACACAAATTAAACATCAAATACTGGATTTTCCAGCAACAGTACAAGTTTGTGAATGGGACGGTCGAGGTAGGTTGCAGAGTGGGTACGCTTGCCCTTTGCATCACAGCGCTTGTCTGCAAGCTTCACCTTGACTTTGCGCACACGACCGTCTTCACTCGGGTATGTCTCCTCAACGCGAGCCATCTGCCACTGATTGCGGGGTGAATCATCCTCCTTCAAAATCACGATGTCTCCCCTTTGGAAGTCTCTACAAGGCTGTTCCCACTTTGATCGGGCTTGTAGACTGGACAAATACTCAAGTTTCCATCGCTTCCAGAACTCTTCCGCTAGAAGTTGGACTCTGCGCCATCGTTTTCTTGAGTAGATATCTGTCTCCTCAAATTTACCAAAGGGTGGTACGACGACTCTAGACTTCATAGTGAGGAGGTGGTTAGGTGTCAGTGGCTCTTGTTCAGCATTGTTCAGATACTCTGTCGTTAAGGGACGGCAGTTCACAATAGCTGCGGCTTCATAGAGCAGTGTTCTCAAGGACTCATCGTTGAGCTGGGTGCCACCACGGTCAATCATGGACGTCAGGATATTTCTAGCCGTTCGTATCTGACGTTCCCATACTCCACCCATGTGGCTTGAGGCGGGCACATTCATCTTGAAGTCAATAACAAAATCACAGTTCTCCTTAAGTAGGAAATTCCGTATGACTTCATGGTCCATCTTAGCCCATGCTTCCTGGAGTTCCCTTTTGGCCCCGATAAAGTTCGTTCCACAATCTGACCTAAGCTGCCTTATTGGGCCTCGTATTGCAAGAAGTCTGCGGAGCGCATTTATAAAGGAATCCGTAGTCAGAGAATTTGCTGTCTCTATGTGGATAGCTCTACATGACATGCATGTAAATAGCACTGCGTACCGTTTCAGTTCACTTCGGCCTTCCTTGATCATGAATGGCCCAAAGTAGTCCACAGCGCTGTATGTAAATGGGGGAACTGGTTCCAGTCTGTCTTCTGGCAAGTCAGACATTTTCTGTTGCTGACATGGGCTGCGCAATCTTCTGCACTTCACGCATTTGTGGATAACACTTGAAACTGCTGTGCTAGCACCTGTGATCCAGTATCCACTAGCCCTAAGTGCATTGATGGTCATGCCACGGCCTTGGTGCTGGACTTTCTCATGGTAGTGACGTATAAGGAGGGTTGTTATGTGATTGCCCTTTGGTAGAATTACTGGATGCTTCAATTCAGGTGCAAACTCTGCCCTTCTTATTCGCCCACCAACTCTAAGGAGTCCGTCAGAGTCTACAAATGGGTCCAGACGATACAGTGAGCTGGTCTTCTTGATACTTTCATTGCGCCTCTTTGCACTCACTCTGTCAGGAGTGTCCTGAGCCACTCCCAAGGAGGCAATCACCCCCAACTCCTCTCGGTATGCCCCCAGCTGCACCACTCTGATGACATGACGCTCCGCTCGCTGGAGATCCCCAACACCAACACCCGACTGCCGGCCGGCCTGCGCCCCCTGGCGGACACGATTCTTGAGAAGATCTTTGAACTTGGTGCAGTTCGCAATGGCTCTTCTTGCCCGGTCCCAGTCGGAGAAGTATTCTAGTCGCTCAAGTTCAAATTGTTCGGGGAAACTTGCTCACACTCGTGGCAAGGGTGGTTGAACGCCTGACCTCTGGATCATCTTCATTCAGCAACTGGCCAGTGTCTACCTTCTCGGGAAGTTCAGTCTTCCACAGGAATTCAGGTCCAGTCAACCACTTCGAAGTGTGCACAAGATCATAAGGACTGATGCCTCTGGACGCTTCATCTGCCGGGTTTTGGTCAGTTTTGACATGTCTCCATTGTGCTGGGTCGGTGTAGTCTCTGATCTTCTGTACTCTATTAGCCACAAAGGTGTGGAATCTACGGGTGTCATTCTGGATGTATCCCAGGACTACCATACTATCTGTCCAGAAGACTTCCTTTATGTCAttcataaggctgagttcacgtCTCAGAAGATCACTTACATGTACAGATACCACCGCCGCAGTAAGTTCAAGCCGGGGGATTGTAACGGCTTTCAAGGGCGTGACTCTGGCTTTGCCCATAACTAGACCACAATGGATACGGTCTGTCTTGTCAATCAGACGCAGGTAGGAACACTGTCCATAGCCTTCAGTGCTGGCGTCTGAAAAGTGATGCAGTTCAATGGACTTAACATCACCAAACTTCTCTGGTTTGAAGCATCGTGGTATCTTCAGCCCTTCCAGTTGGAAGAGAGTGCTTCTCCACTTTTCCCAACGTATTCTCAATGTGTCTGATATTGGAGAGTCCCAGTCGGCTTTCTCTCTGCACATTTCTTGCAGTATCTGCTTGCCTACAAGCAGGACGGGTGCTATAAACCCTAGAGGGTCATAGATCGAGCAGACCGTGGAAAGAATGCCACGTCTTGTCAAAGGCTGGTCCCGCAAAGTGATCCGGAACTGGAAGGTATCCGTTTCCACACACCATTGGACCCCCAAGGCTCTCTCTATGGGAAGATCATTATTCTGTAGATCAAGATCCTTCATGCCTTGTGCCCTGTCTGTAGGTGGTATGATGGCCATTACTTTCTTTGAGTTCGATATGAACTTGTGCAGTCTTAAACCACCTCTAAGACACAGTTCTCTGGTGTTGTTGATCAAATCAATGGCCTCTTCAACCGATGGCACGGATGTCAAACCATCATCTACATAAAAATTCTCCCTCACGAATTTTGCTGCTGCAGATCCACATTCCTCTTCATGGTCATTTGCTACACACTTCAGGCCAAAATTGGCGCATCCAGGAGATGAC
Above is a genomic segment from Amphiura filiformis chromosome 17, Afil_fr2py, whole genome shotgun sequence containing:
- the LOC140138255 gene encoding uncharacterized protein, with translation MIVPVWISHCARPDKEQLIYALLDTQSDTTFMLDSSCDALGLDGPSVNLLLSTMSAKDLVVNSRKIAGLQVRGYDSDLRIPLPNAYTRQLIPANRSHIPTMEMTRKWPHLQSIAERLMPLTDCEVGLLIGYDCSRALAPREVILPAPDSDGPYGQRTDLGWGIVGIIDHQIDEDGNDPIGVSHRIIARESPPQLNRSSDVQISLRSTVKETINPFQVCQMMELDFSDRCSEQKSLSHDDRHFMKIVKDGVHMKDGHYVMPLPFKAKEVKMPNNRRQAWDRLTQLKKRLLSQAKLKENYTCFMQKIIDNGHAELVPPDQLGNPDVWYVPHHGVHAKKTDKLRVVFDCSARSKGVSLNDLLLQGPDLTNGLIGVLCRFRQEPIAVICDVEQMFHQFYVNAEHRDFLRFFWWENGNCDSPPLEYRMKVHLFGAVSSPGCANFGLKCVANDHEEECGSAAAKFVRENFYVDDGLTSVPSVEEAIDLINNTRELCLRGGLRLHKFISNSKKVMAIIPPTDRAQGMKDLDLQNNDLPIERALGVQWCVETDTFQFRITLRDQPLTRRGILSTVCSIYDPLGFIAPVLLVGKQILQEMCREKADWDSPISDTLRIRWEKWRSTLFQLEGLKIPRCFKPEKFGDVKSIELHHFSDASTEGYGQCSYLRLIDKTDRIHCGLVMGKARVTPLKAVTIPRLELTAAVVSVHVSDLLRRELSLMNDIKEVFWTDSMVVLGYIQNDTRRFHTFVANRVQKIRDYTDPAQWRHVKTDQNPADEASRGISPYDLVHTSKWLTGPEFLWKTELPEKVDTASFPEQFELERLEYFSDWDRARRAIANCTKFKDLLKNRVRQGAQAGRQSGVGVGDLQRAERHVIRVVQLGAYREELGVIASLGVAQDTPDRVSAKRRNESIKKTSSLYRLDPFVDSDGLLRVGGRIRRAEFAPELKHPVILPKGNHITTLLIRHYHEKVQHQGRGMTINALRASGYWITGASTAVSSVIHKCVKCRRLRSPCQQQKMSDLPEDRLEPVPPFTYSAVDYFGPFMIKEGRSELKRYAVLFTCMSCRAIHIETANSLTTDSFINALRRLLAIRGPIRQLRSDCGTNFIGAKRELQEAWAKMDHEVIRNFLLKENCDFVIDFKMNVPASSHMGGVWERQIRTARNILTSMIDRGGTQLNDESLRTLLYEAAAIVNCRPLTTEYLNNAEQEPLTPNHLLTMKSRVVVPPFGKFEETDIYSRKRWRRVQLLAEEFWKRWKLEYLSSLQARSKWEQPCRDFQRGDIVILKEDDSPRNQWQMARVEETYPSEDGRVRKVKVKLADKRCDAKGKRTHSATYLDRPIHKLVLLLENPVFDV